A single window of Vibrio stylophorae DNA harbors:
- the rodA gene encoding rod shape-determining protein RodA codes for MSLVHSHRQSLSQRFHIDMPLLSAILILMGFALIVMYSASGQSMGMMERQAFRMILALGVMFCLAQIPPRHYENWAPHLYFVGICLLLGVLLFGETSKGAQRWLNLGVIRFQPSEMIKLAVPLMVARYIGNKPLPPKLRFIAVALMMVFVPTILIAKQPDLGTSILIAASGVFVIFLSGISWRLLVSAAAAVMGFLPILWFYLMHDYQRTRVLTLFNPESDPLGAGYHIIQSKIAIGSGGLFGKGWMQGTQSQLEFLPERHTDFIFAVIAEEWGLIGVMALLCLYLFIIGRGLVLASRAQTAFGRMMAGSIVLSFFVYIFVNIGMVSGILPVVGVPLPLVSYGGTSMVTLMAGFGILMSIHTHRKLLSRAN; via the coding sequence ATGAGTTTGGTTCATTCGCATCGTCAGTCACTGTCGCAGCGTTTTCATATCGATATGCCTCTGCTCTCTGCGATTTTAATCTTGATGGGCTTTGCGTTGATCGTCATGTATAGCGCCAGCGGTCAAAGTATGGGGATGATGGAGCGCCAAGCATTTCGTATGATTTTGGCGCTGGGCGTAATGTTTTGTCTTGCCCAAATTCCGCCGCGCCACTACGAAAATTGGGCACCGCACCTCTACTTTGTCGGTATCTGCCTGTTACTTGGCGTATTGCTCTTTGGTGAAACTTCAAAAGGTGCCCAGCGCTGGCTCAATTTAGGGGTGATTCGTTTTCAGCCCTCAGAGATGATCAAGCTCGCAGTGCCACTGATGGTTGCTCGCTATATCGGTAATAAACCACTGCCGCCAAAGTTACGCTTTATTGCCGTAGCGCTGATGATGGTCTTTGTGCCCACTATTTTAATTGCGAAACAACCCGACTTGGGGACATCAATTCTCATTGCCGCCTCTGGGGTCTTTGTGATCTTTTTATCTGGCATCAGCTGGCGTTTACTGGTGTCTGCAGCCGCTGCTGTAATGGGATTTTTGCCTATCCTCTGGTTTTATCTGATGCATGATTACCAGCGAACCCGCGTGTTAACGCTGTTTAATCCAGAGTCTGACCCACTAGGCGCGGGCTACCATATCATCCAATCAAAAATTGCCATCGGCTCTGGTGGTTTATTTGGTAAAGGCTGGATGCAAGGCACGCAATCACAACTTGAATTCTTGCCTGAGCGTCACACTGACTTTATCTTTGCGGTAATCGCCGAAGAGTGGGGATTAATTGGCGTCATGGCTTTGCTTTGCCTCTACCTTTTTATTATTGGTCGCGGCTTAGTTTTGGCCTCGCGCGCGCAAACTGCTTTTGGCCGAATGATGGCAGGGAGTATTGTTTTAAGCTTCTTCGTCTATATTTTTGTAAACATCGGCATGGTCAGCGGCATCTTGCCCGTGGTTGGTGTGCCACTGCCTCTCGTCAGTTATGGCGGCACCTCCATGGTGACCTTGATGGCAGGCTTTGGTATTTTGATGTCCATCCACACCCATAGAAAATTACTATCGCGAGCGAACTAA
- a CDS encoding septal ring lytic transglycosylase RlpA family protein, translating into MRRFLFIFTALLLAGCAKEAPKTDGRYELANDVAPAQLPSHIHQESAVPRYEPPSLAGNKDYTVRGVRYQVLKSPTAFSQTGDASWYGEKFHGHKTSNGEVYDMYSMTAAHKTLPLPSYVRVTNLNNQKSVIVRVNDRGPFHQGRIIDLSYAAALKLDVIRTGTAPVQIELIPMTPPNDKAEWQSSSTHNYWIQLVALSNAEKAKEKAMELSKQFETPIKVRSEGQVHRLRAGPFTNRHDALMWQQKLQAKGFDQAYILTEAH; encoded by the coding sequence ATGCGTCGATTCCTGTTTATCTTCACAGCCTTACTTTTAGCGGGCTGTGCAAAAGAAGCACCAAAAACTGACGGCCGTTATGAGCTTGCCAATGATGTTGCGCCTGCGCAGCTACCAAGCCATATTCATCAAGAGAGTGCGGTGCCACGTTATGAGCCGCCAAGCCTTGCCGGCAACAAAGACTACACTGTGCGCGGCGTACGCTATCAGGTCCTCAAGAGCCCAACAGCGTTTAGCCAAACCGGCGATGCATCTTGGTATGGTGAAAAGTTTCATGGCCATAAAACCTCCAATGGTGAGGTTTATGACATGTACTCCATGACTGCAGCGCATAAAACATTGCCGCTTCCAAGTTATGTGCGTGTGACCAACTTAAATAACCAAAAAAGTGTGATCGTCCGCGTCAATGATCGTGGCCCATTTCATCAAGGTCGCATTATTGATTTAAGCTATGCCGCTGCACTTAAGCTAGATGTCATTCGAACTGGTACCGCGCCAGTTCAAATTGAATTAATTCCAATGACGCCACCGAATGATAAAGCAGAGTGGCAGTCGAGCAGCACGCACAATTATTGGATTCAACTTGTCGCACTTTCCAATGCAGAAAAAGCAAAAGAAAAAGCAATGGAACTTTCTAAGCAATTTGAGACACCAATAAAGGTTCGCAGTGAAGGTCAAGTTCATCGCTTACGTGCTGGTCCATTTACAAATCGCCATGATGCACTAATGTGGCAGCAAAAATTACAAGCAAAGGGTTTTGACCAAGCGTATATCCTGACCGAAGCCCATTAA